The following coding sequences are from one Sciurus carolinensis chromosome 11, mSciCar1.2, whole genome shotgun sequence window:
- the LOC124960352 gene encoding tripartite motif-containing protein 64-like, with product MDSHIFQEFQSELTCSICMNYFLDPVTIDCGHSFCRPCLWLCWDEAQTPRCCPECREITDKADFSTNIVLKKLASLARQATPRPDSSSGEQLCTAHREAQETFSDVDKSLLCAPYSDSPEHAVHSHSPSPESWVAEECRDKLLKKMDSLWKMTQEMQDNLNEEVSKSLSFLEYMDLRKNMIQAQYQMMHQFLFEEEQFQLVTLGRQAEEILQELRDSKIRMVQYREKLKEMYRELTEMCHKPDMELLQVSREGPSSETELVQRQKPHPVNPELSSLHITGLLDMLNHFRVNNGTIQGWANHYMSLSEEVRNMIFGDDGATEDPQSVESYAAWGAEAFTSGRHYWEVDVAKASNWVLGVCKDSMTRDNFEGEKAFLLFSLKKNNHYSLSTNSPSVTHFVQRPQGRVGVFLDYDNATMSFYDVCRGSLICTFFPSPFTSPLKPFLCLGSP from the exons ATGGATTCACATATCTTCCAAGAATTCCAGAGTGAACTCACATGCTCCATTTGCATGAACTACTTCTTAGATCCTGTCACTATTGACTGTGGGCACAGCTTTTGCCGACCCTGCCTCTGGCTCTGCTGGGACGAAGCCCAAACGCCAAGGTGCTGCCCCGAGTGCAGGGAAATAACAGACAAGGCAGACTTCAGCACCAACATCGTCCTCAAGAAGCTGGCTTCCCTCGCCAGACAGGCCACGCCTCGCCCCGACAGCAGCTCTGGGGAGCAGCTCTGCACCGCACACAGGGAGGCACAGGAGACCTTCAGCGATGTTGACAAGAGCCTGCTGTGTGCGCCCTACTCTGACTCACCCGAACACGCGGTtcacagccacagccccagccccgagTCATGGGTAGCGGAGGAGTGCAGG GATAAGCTTCTGAAGAAAATGGATTCTTTATGGAAAATGACTCAGGAGATGCAAGATAATCTAAATGAGGAAGTTAGCAAATCACTGTCCTTTCTG GAATATATGGATTTAAGGAAGAACATGATTCAAGCCCAATATCAGATGATGCATCAGTTTCTCTTTGAGGAGGAGCAATTTCAACTGGTGACACTAGGTAGACAGGCAGAGGAGATTTTGCAAGAACTCAGGGACAGCAAAATCAGAATGGTCCAATACAGAGAAAAGCTGAAGGAAATGTACAGGGAGCTGACTGAGATGTGCCACAAGCCCGACATGGAGTTGCTCCAGGTGAGCAGGGAGGGTCCATCCTCAGAGACGGAA TTGGTGCAGAGACAGAAGCCCCATCCAGTGAACCCAGAGCTGTCTTCATTGCACATCACTGGACTCCTGGACATGCTGAACCATTTCAGAG TGAATAATGGAACGATTCAAGGATGGGCCAATCACTATATGAGCCTCTCTGAGGAAGTTAGAAATATGATATTTGGAGATGATGGTGCAACTGAAGATCCCCAGAGTGTGGAGAGTTATGCTGCATGGGGTGCTGAGGCCTTTACTTCTGGTAgacactactgggaggtggaTGTGGCAAAGGCCTCCAACTGGGTGCTGGGTGTCTGTAAAGATTCCATGACAAGAGACAATTTTGAAGGGGAGAAAgcttttctcctattttccttGAAGAAGAACAATCACTATAGTCTCTCCACCAACTCTCCATCTGTAACTCATTTTGTGCAAAGGCCTCAGGGTCGGGTCGGGGTGTTTCTGGATTACGACAATGCAACTATGAGCTTCTATGATGTTTGCCGAGGTTCCCTCATATgcactttctttccttccccctttacTTCCCCTCTGAAGCCGTTTCTCTGCCTAGGTTCCCCATAA